Proteins encoded in a region of the Cyclopterus lumpus isolate fCycLum1 chromosome 23, fCycLum1.pri, whole genome shotgun sequence genome:
- the cct2 gene encoding T-complex protein 1 subunit beta, with protein MASLSMAPMNIFRHGADEEKAETARLSSFIGAIAIGDLVKSTLGPKGMDKILLGGGKGGTVTVTNDGATILKAIGVDNPAAKVLVDMSKVQDDEVGDGTTSVTVLAAELLREAELLIAKKIHPQTIIAGWRKATQTARDALREAAVDHSNDAALFQEDLLNIARTTLSSKLLTHHKAHFSQLAVDAVMRLKGSGNLEAIHVIKKLGGSLTDSYLDEGFLLDKKIGVNQPKRLENVKILIANTGMDTDKIKIFGSRVRVDSTAKVAEIEMAEKEKMKEKVDRILKHGINCFINRQLIYNYPEQLFAQAGVMAIEHADFAGVERLALVTGGEISSTFDHPEMVKLGHCKLIEEVMIGEDTLIHFSGVAMGEACTVVLRGATQQILDEAERSLHDALCVLAQTVKEPRTVYGGGCSEMLMAKVVTDLANRTPGKEAVAMESFAKALRMLPTIIADNAGYDSADLVAQLRAAHQENKTNSGLNMSEGSVGNMAELGVTESFQVKRQVLLSASEAAEMILRVDNIIKAAPRKRVPDHHPC; from the exons ATG GCGTCCTTATCAATGGCACCGATGAACATCTTCCGTCATGGAGCAGATGAAGAAAAAGCCGAGACGGCGCGTTTg TCGTCCTTCATCGGCGCCATCGCCATCGGGGACCTGGTGAAGAGCACTCTGGGCCCGAAGGGAATG GATAAGATCCTGCTCGGCGGAGGGAAAGGCGGCACGGTGACGGTGACCAACGACGGAGCGACCATCCTGAAAGCCATCGGCGTCGACAACCCGGCCGCCAAAGTTCTGGTTG ACATGTCGAAGGTTCAGGACGATGAGGTCGGAGACGGGACGACCTCCGTCACGGTGCTCGCCGCTGAGCTGCTGCgg GAAGCCGAGCTGCTGATCGCCAAGAAGATTCACCCGCAGACCATCATCGCCGGCTGGAGGAAGGCCACGCAGACGGCCAGAGACGCCCTGAGGGAGGCGGCTGTGGACCACAG CAACGACGCGGCGCTCTTCCAGGAGGACCTGCTGAACATCGCCCGCACGACGCTGTCCTCCAAACTGCTGACTCACCACAAAGCCCACTTCTCCCAGCTGGCCGTGGACGCCGTCATGAGGCTGAAGGGCTCCGGGAACCTGGAGGCCATCCACGTCATCAAGAAGCTGGGCGGCAGCCTCACCGACTCCTACCTGGACGAAG GTTTCCTGCTCGACAAGAAGATCGGAGTGAACCAGCCGAAGAGGCTCGAGAACGTGAAGATCCTCATCGCCAACACCGGCATGGACACCGACAAGatcaag atctTTGGCTCCAGGGTTCGCGTCGACTCGACAGCGAAGGTTGCCGAGATCGAAATGgcggagaaggagaagatgaaggagaaggtcGACCGAATCCTGAAGCACGGAATCAACTGCTTCAtcaacag GCAGCTGATCTACAACTATCCGGAGCAGCTGTTCGCTCAGGCCGGCGTCATGGCCATCGAGCACGCCGACTTCGCCGGCGTCGAGCGCCTCGCTCTGGTCACTg GAGGAGAGATCAGCTCCACCTTCGACCATCCGGAGATGGTGAAGCTGGGTCACTGCAAGCTGATCGAGGAGGTGATGATCGGAGAGGACACGCTCATCCACTTTTCTGGGGTCGCCATGg GTGAGGCGTGCACCGTCGTCCTGAGAGGAGCGACTCAGCAGATTCTGGACGAGGCCGAACGTTCACTTCACGACGCGCTTTGTGTGTTAGCTCAGACGGTGAAGGAGCCACGCACCGTCTAcggaggag GCTGCTCCGAGATGCTGATGGCCAAGGTGGTGACCGATCTGGCCAATCGGACGCCAGGAAAGGAGGCGGTTGCCATGGAGTCGTTCGCCAAGGCTCTGAGGATG ctgccgACCATCATCGCCGACAACGCCGGCTACGACAGCGCCGACCTGGTGGCTCAACTGAGAGCTGCACACCAGGAGAACAAGACCAACAGTGGGCTGA ACATGTCTGAAGGCTCGGTGGGCAACATGGCGGAGCTGGGCGTCACGGAGTCGTTCCAGGTGAAGCGACAGGTGCTGCTGAGCGCCTCCGAGGCCGCGGAGATGATCCTGAGAGTCGACAACATCATCAAAGCTGCTCCCAG gAAGAGAGTTCCCGACCACCATCCCTgttag
- the LOC117726183 gene encoding myelin regulatory factor-like protein, with protein sequence MEPAAGRLPLQVLGENEALQQFFSGQDVHCVLDSSVAVDTSILEQYLSNELDPNSFMLPESPPDSSSEACSPAQIPDFHYEASYWSNQQNIQPTQRPTSSTSCRFKAQGPAHHEHLTHDQLRTLGLTNTYIKSGTSPAPLQPHTHRLPENTHYLSPEGCPQVYTPAPPSAPPPQPPMPPSNSYAAPCAGPSLVPNLSTPPSTYLLGSTSSLHTCSPESKKRRRSESEEPSAGMEVACSEGDGTHGEGGGNGVSGLGSYQLLTWEHYRLEHWITSYDGSYQTMSPPAYHVDTDKGFNYSAADEAFVCQKKNHFQVTVHIGVAAEPAYVRTPSGPQQVDHFQIKVFGVKLESPSHQVTIEQSQPNRSKKPFHPVRVSLPSGKITKVTLGRLHFSETTSNNMRKKGKPNPDQRYFQMVVGLYAAVGGAETFLLTALVSERIIVRASNPGQFEMDGDALWQRGALQDAVVCQGRVGINTDSPDEALVVCGNAKVMGAVMQPSDRRAKENIQEVDSEQQLKRITQMRIVEFDYKPEFASTMGIDHTHQTGIIAQEVKELLPSAVTEVGDVSCSDGEKIPHFLMVDKEQIFMENVGAVQQLSKLTDNLETRINDLEVWNHRLAKLKSLTGSLRSTGKARKHSSVSMPSTPAACKESVQKAGWSQKYKVLQASVFTVVTTMAFCVIFITALYLLNLREKDIDDNSNSNVGPLQTTAGSSTVPPTSPPGPWPPDVDFCDLLYCERVYCCEPPAGGSADSNVSSDLKERGKEKLNRLKNARDWTNTSIHSFKIKENQQLIDSKYCLRDQCGPGRYTYRVPISPFVPVNMRVTLLMNSTELLVVYLCSLDESASCSALLDMNTVTGSRYPSNTQGEHEWPLHVARLYHSSYHFRSTVAGQANCSTDHHFAGVLFTDYHFHFYRHCTDSGTHV encoded by the exons CATGCTCCCTGAGTCTCCTCCGGACTCGAGCTCGGAGGCCTGTTCACCTGCACAGATACCAG ACTTCCACTACGAGGCGTCCTATTGGTCCAACCAGCAGAACATCCAACCAACACAACGGCCCACCTCCTCGACGTCCTGTCGCTTTAAGGCCCAAGGCCCCGCCCACCACGAGCATCTGACCCACGATCAGCTCCGCACTTTGGGCCTCACGAACACTTACATCAAGTCCGGGACCTCACCTGCTCCGCTGCAGCCGCACACACACCGCttacctgaaaacacacactaccTGAGTCCAGAGGGCTGCCCGCAGGTTTACACTCCTGCCCCGCCTTCTGCCCCGCCTCCTCAGCCGCCAATGCCTCCTTCGAACAGCTACGCCGCGCCCTGCGCCGGACCCAGCCTAGTCCCAAACTTATCCACTCCCCCTTCAACCTACCTGCTGGGCTCCACCTCATCGCTGCACACCTG CTCCCCAGAGAgtaaaaagaggaggagatcaGAATCTGAGGAACCATCGGCAGGAATGGAGGTCGCCTGCAGTGAAGGTGACGGGACTCACGGTGAAGGTGGAGGGAACGGCGTCAGCGGTTTGGGATCTTACCAACTCCTCACATGGGAACACTACAGGCTGGAACATTGGATCACCTCTTACGACGGCAGTTACCAAACAAT GTCTCCTCCTGCCTACCACGTGGACACAGATAAAGGCTTCAACTACTCTGCGGCTGACGAGGCCTTCGTCTGCCAGAAGAAGAACCACTTCCAGGTCACTGTTCACATAGGCGTGGCCGCGGAGCCGGCGTACGTCAGGACACCGAGCGGTCCGCAACAAGTCGACCACTTCCAGATTAAAGTGTTCGGGGTCAAG CTGGAGTCGCCGAGCCACCAGGTGACTATTGAACAATCTCAGCCCAACCGCAGCAAGAAGCCCTTCCACCCCGTCAG GGTCAGTTTACCCAGCGGCAAAATCACCAAGGTAACGCTCGGCCGACTGCACTTCAGCGAGACGACGTCCAACAACATGAGGAAGAAAGGCAAACCCAACCCTGACCAGAG ATATTTCCAGATGGTGGTTGGTCTGTACGCTGCAGTGGGAGGAGCCGAGACCTTCCTCCTCACAGCTCTGGTGTCAGAGAGAATCATCGTCAGG GCCTCCAACCCGGGCCAGTTCGAGATGGACGGGGATGCCCTGTGGCAGCGCGGGGCGCTGCAGGACGCCGTGGTCTGTCAAGGCCGCGTGGGCATCAACACCGACTCCCCCGACGAGGCGTTAGTCGTCTGCGGCAACGCTAAGGTGATGGGCGCCGTCATGCAGCCGTCCGACCGCCGCGCCAAGGAGAACATCCAGGAG GTGGACTCTGAGCAGCAGCTGAAGAGGATCACTCAGATGAGGATCGTTGAGTTTGATTATAAACCGGAGTTCGCCTCCACCATGGGGATAGACCACACCCACCAGACAG GTATCATCGCtcaggaggtgaaggagctgctgcCGTCGGCGGTGACGGAGGTCGGAGATGTTTCCTGTTCTGATGGAGAGAAGATTCCTCATTTCCTCATGGTGGACAAA gaGCAGATCTTCATGGAGAACGTGGGGGCGGTGCAGCAACTGTCGAAGCTCACCGACAACCTGGAGACTCGGATTAATGATCTGGAGGTCTGGAACCACCGACTGGCAAAGTTGAAGAGCCTGACAGGCAGCCTGCGCTCCACCGG GAAAGCCAGGAAGCACAGCAGTGTGTCGATGCCCTCGACTCCGGCTGCTTGTAAGGAGAGCGTTCAGAAAGCCGGCTGGAGTCAGAAGTACAAAGTCCTGCAGGCCAGCGTCTTCACCGTGGTCACCACCATGGCTTTCTG TGTCATCTTTATAACCGCTCTGTACTTACTAAACTTGAGGGAGAAAGACATTGACGACAACAG TAACAGCAATGTGGGGCCTCTGCAGACCACCGCCGGCAGCAGCACAG TCCCCCCCACCAGCCCACCTGGCCCCTGGCCCCCGGATGTGGACTTCTGCGACCTGCTGTACTGTGAACGGGTGTACTGCTGTGAACCACCTGCAGGGGGCAGTGCCGACTCCAACGTCTCCTCTGATCTGAAGG aaagagggaaagaaaaactcAACAGGCTGAAAAACGCCCGAGACT GGACGAACACCAGCATCCATTCCTTCAAGATCAAAGAGAACCAGCAGCTGATTGACAGTAAATACTGCCTGAGAGACCAATGTGG ACCAGGTCGGTACACCTACCGGGTTCCCATCAGCCCGTTTGTCCCGGTCAACATGAGAGTCACTCTGCTCATGAA TTCCACGGAGCTGCTGGTGGTGTATCTGTGCAGCCTCGATGAGTCGGCCTCCTGCTCCGCTCTGCTGGACATGAACACCGTCACTGGGAGCCGATACCCGTCAAACACTCAG ggaGAACATGAATGGCCTCTTCACGTCGCTCGTCTTTATCACAGCTCGTATCACTTTCGCTCCACAGTGGCC GGTCAAGCTAACTGCAGTACCGACCACCACTTCGCGGGGGTGCTGTTCACCGACTACCACTTCCACTTCTATCGGCACTGCACGGACTCAGGGACGCACGtttaa
- the nots gene encoding nothepsin: MSKLLLLLLWTWTSLALVRVPLKRMRSIRSQLRADGVLEEFLKDHRPEMFNRRYAQCFPLGTPSLRLGRSSEKIYNFMDAQYYGEISLGSPAQNFSVVFDTGSSDLWVPSTYCVSQACASHRRFKAFQSTSFHHDGRTFGIHYGSGHLLGVMARETLKIGSLTTLNQEFGESVYEPGSAFVNSKFDGVLGMAYPALTEILGNPVFDNMMVQNVVEEQIFSFFLSRRTSSGTPEGELLLGGKDEELYSRPINWLPVTAKGYWQIKMESVVVQGAMTLCPRGCQAIVDTGTSLIAGPTADIINLHQLIGATPTNIGEFLINCARMSSLPHVTFVLGGTEYTLTAERYVRKEMLGDREFCLSGFQAVDIVSPEGPMWILGDVFLTEFYSIFDRGQDRVGFAFAKHPT, from the exons ATGtcgaagctgctgctgctgctgctgtggacgTGGACGAGCTTGGCGCTGGTGAG GGTCCCTCTGAAGCGGATGCGCTCGATTCGTTCACAGCTGCGAGCCGACGGCGTGCTGGAGGAGTTCCTGAAGGATCACCGGCCCGAGATGTTCAACCGGCGCTACGCTCAGTGCTTCCCGCTCGGCACGCCGTCGCTGAGGCTCGGACGCTCCAGCGAGAAGATTTACAACTTCATGGAC GCTCAGTATTACGGTGAAATCTCTTTGGGGTCACCGGCACAGAACTTCTCTGTGGTTTTCGACACCGGCTCATCCGACCTGTGGGTGCCGTCGACCTACTGCGTCAGCCAAGCCTGTG cGTCACACAGGCGTTTCAAGGCGTTTCAGTCCACTTCGTTCCATCATGACGGTCGGACGTTTGGGATCCACTACGGATCGGGACACCTGCTGGGGGTCATGGCCAGAGAGACACTGAAG ATCGGGAGTCTGACCACTCTGAACCAGGAGTTCGGGGAGTCGGTCTACGAGCCCGGTTCCGCGTTTGTAAACTCGAAGTTTGATGGCGTTCTGGGCATGGCTTACCCGGCCCTGACAGAGATCCTTGGAAACCCCGTTTTCGACAACATGATGGTGCAGaacgtggtggaggagcagatcttctccttctttctcagCAG GAGAACAAGCAGCGGCACCCCAGAAGGCGAACTGTTGCTAGGCGGAAAAGACGAGGAGTTGTACAGCAGACCAATCAACTGGCTTCCTGTGACTGctaagggctactggcagattaaGATGGAAAG TGTCGTGGTGCAGGGTGCCATGACCCTTTGTCCTCGTGGTTGCCAGGCGATTGTCGATACTGGAACCTCCCTCATCGCCGGACCAACCGCTGACATCATCAACCTTCACCAGCTGATCGGAGCCACGCCCACAAACATAGGAGAG TTCCTCATCAACTGCGCCAGGATGTCCAGTTTGCCTCATGTGACGTTCGTCCTCGGAGGAACAGAATACACTCTGACGGCCGAGCGATACGTCAGGAAG gAGATGCTTGGTGACAGGGAGTTCTGTCTCAGTGGTTTCCAGGCAGTGGACATTGTGTCCCCCGAAGGGCCCATGTGGATTCTGGGAGATGTATTTCTGACAGAGTTCTACAGCATCTTCGACAGAGGACAGGACCGAGTGGGCTTTGCCTTCGCGAAACACCCGACCTAA